A portion of the uncultured Bacteroides sp. genome contains these proteins:
- the folK gene encoding 2-amino-4-hydroxy-6-hydroxymethyldihydropteridine diphosphokinase, whose product MAKVYLGLGTNLGDKEQNLRCAVQNIEERIGKVISLSAFYVTTPWGFDSENSFLNAAVCVETSFSPIAVLHEAKQIELQMGRTHKSVDGVYSDRLIDIDLLLYDNLLLNTEELVLPHPLMAQRLFVMEPLAEIAPSLIHPSLHQTMKALLELLAFSQK is encoded by the coding sequence ATGGCGAAAGTATATTTGGGTCTGGGCACCAATCTGGGTGATAAGGAACAAAATCTTCGCTGTGCAGTGCAAAATATAGAAGAGCGGATAGGGAAGGTAATTTCTCTGTCCGCTTTTTATGTGACTACTCCTTGGGGATTCGACTCTGAAAACTCTTTTCTTAATGCGGCGGTCTGTGTGGAAACATCCTTTTCTCCCATAGCTGTTTTGCATGAAGCCAAACAGATTGAATTACAGATGGGGCGCACCCATAAGTCGGTTGACGGTGTTTATTCCGACCGTTTGATTGACATTGATCTGCTGCTTTATGATAATTTGTTGTTAAATACTGAGGAACTGGTTCTTCCTCACCCTTTAATGGCTCAGCGGCTTTTTGTGATGGAGCCGTTGGCTGAAATTGCCCCAAGTCTGATACATCCATCTTTGCATCAAACAATGAAGGCTTTGCTTGAACTTCTCGCTTTTTCTCAAAAATAA
- the queA gene encoding tRNA preQ1(34) S-adenosylmethionine ribosyltransferase-isomerase QueA — protein MKLSQFKFKLPEEKIALHPAKYRDESRLMVLHKNTGEIEHKTFKDILGYFDDKDVFIFNDTKVFPARLYGNKEKTGAKIEVFLLRELNSDLRLWDVLVDPARKIRIGNKLYFGEDDSMVAEVIDNTTSRGRTLRFLYDGPHDEFKKSLYALGETPLPHSIIKRPVEEEDAERFQSIFAKNEGAVTAPTANLHFSRELMKRLEIKGIDFAFVTMHAGLGNFRDIDVEDLTKHKMDSEQMFVTEEAINIVNNAKDGGHNICAVGTTVMRAIESAVSTDGHLKVFEGWTNKFIFPPYEFTVANSMISNFHMPLSTLLMITAAFGGYDQVMDAYQVALKEDYRFGTYGDAMLILDK, from the coding sequence ATGAAACTGTCGCAATTTAAATTTAAGCTACCCGAAGAGAAGATTGCTTTGCATCCTGCAAAGTACAGAGATGAGTCGCGCCTGATGGTGCTACATAAAAACACTGGAGAAATAGAACATAAAACGTTCAAAGATATTCTAGGCTATTTCGATGATAAGGATGTCTTTATCTTCAATGATACGAAGGTATTTCCTGCCCGCTTGTATGGCAATAAGGAAAAAACAGGTGCGAAGATTGAGGTCTTTTTGCTGCGTGAGTTGAATTCAGACCTTCGACTATGGGATGTGTTGGTTGATCCGGCTCGTAAGATCCGTATCGGGAATAAGCTTTATTTCGGAGAAGATGATTCGATGGTTGCCGAGGTGATTGATAACACCACTTCGCGTGGTCGGACGCTCCGTTTTCTTTATGACGGTCCTCATGATGAGTTTAAGAAGTCGCTATATGCTCTGGGCGAAACGCCTCTGCCTCATAGCATCATTAAGCGTCCTGTGGAAGAGGAGGATGCTGAACGTTTTCAATCTATTTTTGCTAAGAACGAAGGTGCTGTTACGGCGCCTACGGCCAATTTGCACTTTAGTCGCGAACTAATGAAGCGTTTGGAAATTAAAGGTATAGATTTCGCTTTTGTTACCATGCATGCAGGGTTGGGTAACTTCCGCGATATTGACGTGGAAGATTTGACCAAACACAAGATGGATTCAGAGCAGATGTTTGTTACGGAAGAAGCCATTAATATTGTAAACAATGCTAAAGATGGTGGACATAACATTTGTGCGGTAGGAACTACGGTGATGCGTGCCATAGAAAGTGCGGTAAGTACAGATGGTCATTTAAAAGTGTTCGAAGGATGGACGAATAAATTCATCTTCCCTCCCTATGAATTTACTGTAGCTAATAGTATGATATCCAATTTTCACATGCCACTCTCTACCTTACTGATGATTACTGCGGCATTTGGTGGCTATGATCAGGTGATGGATGCTTATCAAGTGGCTTTGAAGGAAGATTATCGTTTCGGTACGTATGGCGATGCTATGTTGATTCTGGATAAATAA
- the truB gene encoding tRNA pseudouridine(55) synthase TruB, translating to MNFKEGEVLYFNKPLQWTSFNLVARVRFHLNRKLKMKKLKVGHAGTLDPLATGVMIICTGKATKRIEEFQYQTKEYIATIQLGATTPSFDLEKEIDATYPTEHITPELVKEALARFIGEIQQIPPVFSACKVDGARAYDLARKGKEVELKPKTLVIDEIELLECNLPDIKIRVVCSKGTYIRALARDIGEALNSGAHLTGLIRTRVGEVTLAHCLAPDNFPEWLDHQVIEEEN from the coding sequence ATGAATTTTAAAGAAGGAGAAGTTCTCTATTTTAATAAACCGTTGCAGTGGACGTCTTTCAATCTCGTAGCGCGAGTACGTTTTCACTTGAACCGTAAATTGAAAATGAAGAAATTGAAAGTTGGCCATGCCGGAACGTTAGATCCATTGGCTACAGGAGTGATGATTATCTGTACAGGTAAAGCCACGAAGAGAATAGAAGAGTTTCAGTATCAAACCAAAGAGTATATAGCGACCATTCAGCTAGGGGCAACGACCCCTTCGTTTGATCTTGAGAAAGAGATAGATGCAACTTACCCCACGGAGCATATCACTCCGGAATTGGTGAAAGAGGCTTTGGCGCGCTTTATTGGAGAGATTCAACAGATACCTCCTGTCTTTTCCGCTTGTAAGGTAGATGGTGCTCGCGCTTATGATCTTGCAAGAAAAGGCAAAGAAGTAGAACTGAAACCGAAGACACTTGTTATAGATGAGATAGAGTTGCTCGAATGCAACTTGCCCGATATAAAAATTCGTGTTGTCTGTAGTAAAGGTACCTATATTCGTGCTTTGGCACGCGATATAGGTGAAGCCTTAAATAGCGGGGCTCATTTGACCGGGTTGATACGCACACGAGTGGGGGAAGTGACATTGGCCCACTGTCTTGCCCCTGATAACTTTCCTGAGTGGCTCGATCACCAGGTTATTGAAGAAGAGAATTAA
- a CDS encoding undecaprenyl-diphosphate phosphatase, translating to MGDLTILQTIIIAIVEGLTEFLPVSSTGHMIIAQAMLGVQSTEFVKAFTVIIQFGAILSVVCLYWKRFFKLKECRIFDPEVVAGEAFGVRCKIYTKRFLYKFDFYWKLLVAFIPAAFFGFLFSDKIDEMLESVAVVAVMLVLGGIFMLFCDKIFSKGDENIELTEKKAFNIGLFQCIAMIPGVSRSMATIVGGMAQKMTRKDAAEFSFFLAVPTMFAATGYKVVKLFMNGGAQVLMDNLAALIIGNIVAFIVALLAIKFFISFVTKYGFKAFGYYRIIVGGAILVMLMLGHNLEIV from the coding sequence ATGGGCGATTTAACTATACTACAAACGATCATTATAGCAATAGTTGAAGGGTTGACGGAATTCCTTCCGGTTTCTTCTACCGGGCACATGATTATTGCGCAAGCCATGCTTGGCGTGCAGAGCACAGAATTTGTGAAGGCATTCACTGTTATCATTCAGTTTGGTGCTATTCTATCTGTGGTTTGCTTGTATTGGAAACGATTCTTCAAATTGAAAGAATGCCGCATCTTTGATCCTGAAGTGGTAGCTGGAGAGGCATTTGGCGTTCGCTGCAAGATCTATACAAAGCGTTTCCTATATAAGTTTGATTTTTACTGGAAGTTGCTTGTTGCTTTTATCCCGGCTGCTTTTTTCGGTTTCTTATTTAGCGATAAGATTGATGAAATGCTCGAAAGTGTAGCGGTGGTAGCAGTAATGCTTGTACTTGGCGGTATCTTCATGCTTTTCTGTGATAAGATATTCTCGAAAGGAGATGAAAATATAGAGTTAACGGAGAAAAAAGCATTTAATATAGGCCTGTTTCAGTGTATTGCCATGATACCGGGAGTTTCTCGTTCGATGGCCACTATTGTAGGGGGTATGGCACAAAAGATGACTCGTAAAGATGCTGCTGAATTTTCTTTTTTCTTGGCCGTTCCAACGATGTTTGCAGCCACTGGCTATAAAGTGGTCAAGTTGTTTATGAATGGTGGGGCACAAGTGTTAATGGATAACTTGGCCGCACTTATCATTGGCAACATTGTGGCATTTATTGTTGCTTTGTTAGCCATTAAATTCTTTATCAGCTTTGTTACGAAATACGGATTTAAGGCTTTTGGCTATTACCGTATTATTGTTGGTGGGGCGATTCTTGTGATGTTGATGTTGGGTCATAACTTAGAAATTGTTTGA
- a CDS encoding DUF3098 domain-containing protein, which yields MVDKQKFAFDKTNFILLAIGMVIVILGFVLMAGPSSTESVFEPDIFSVRRIKVAPVVCLFGFVFMIYAVLRKPKTKE from the coding sequence ATGGTGGATAAACAGAAGTTCGCTTTCGATAAGACAAACTTTATTTTGTTGGCTATCGGCATGGTGATTGTTATTTTGGGTTTTGTGCTGATGGCGGGTCCATCTTCAACAGAGTCTGTTTTTGAACCGGATATCTTCAGCGTTCGTCGCATTAAGGTAGCTCCGGTGGTTTGCTTGTTTGGTTTTGTTTTTATGATCTATGCCGTATTGCGCAAACCTAAAACGAAAGAGTAA
- a CDS encoding permease-like cell division protein FtsX produces MKSKSRNNSISYFDMQFITSSISTMLVLLLLGLVVFFVLTANNLSVYVRENINFSVLISDEMKESDIIKLQKSLNEEPFVKESVYISKSQALKEQSEAMGTNPEEFLGYNPFTASIEVKLHSDYANSDSIAKIEKSIKKNTNIQDVLYQRDLIDAVNENIRNISLVLLVLAVVLTFISFALINNTIRLAIYSKRFLIHTMKLVGASWSFIRKPFLTRNIWSGVLAAVIADAILMGTAYSLVSYEPELIRVITPEVMLLVSLSVLAFGVIITFLCAYLSINKYLRMKASSLYYI; encoded by the coding sequence ATGAAAAGTAAAAGTAGAAATAATTCGATTTCTTATTTTGATATGCAGTTTATAACTTCAAGTATCAGCACCATGCTTGTGTTGTTGTTGCTTGGGCTAGTTGTTTTCTTTGTGTTGACGGCGAACAATCTTTCCGTCTATGTGCGCGAAAATATTAATTTCTCCGTTCTTATCAGTGATGAGATGAAGGAGTCTGATATCATAAAATTGCAAAAAAGTCTGAATGAAGAGCCTTTCGTGAAAGAGTCTGTCTATATCTCAAAAAGTCAGGCACTCAAGGAACAGTCGGAAGCGATGGGCACCAACCCTGAAGAATTTTTGGGATATAATCCTTTTACTGCATCCATAGAGGTTAAGTTGCACTCTGACTATGCTAATTCGGACAGCATTGCTAAGATAGAGAAGAGTATAAAAAAGAATACGAATATACAAGATGTGCTTTATCAAAGAGATCTGATAGACGCAGTGAATGAAAATATACGCAATATTAGTTTAGTATTACTGGTACTGGCGGTGGTGCTTACGTTTATCTCTTTTGCTTTGATAAACAATACGATTCGTCTGGCCATCTACTCCAAGCGTTTTCTCATTCATACGATGAAGCTGGTTGGTGCAAGTTGGAGTTTTATCCGCAAACCTTTCCTGACTCGGAATATTTGGAGTGGTGTGTTGGCTGCTGTCATTGCCGATGCTATTTTGATGGGAACCGCCTACTCTTTGGTATCTTACGAGCCGGAGCTGATTCGTGTGATCACTCCCGAAGTAATGCTGCTGGTCTCTCTTTCCGTGTTAGCCTTTGGAGTGATTATCACATTTTTGTGTGCTTATCTTTCCATTAATAAGTACTTGCGCATGAAGGCCAGTTCCTTATACTATATATAA